The Arachis ipaensis cultivar K30076 chromosome B10, Araip1.1, whole genome shotgun sequence DNA window CTCGGGACCTCGCATATCCCCAACCCGGAGACGTACGACCAGACGACTTCCCCTTCTTTGGAGAGGATACCAATCCTACCCGTCCGGTACCCGatctaccgaacattggcgccgtctgtggagaCCGTCCATGGACTTCGTAGGGGTCCAAAGTGGAACAGGCCGCGAGGCCGAGCCCGGAGGGGACGCTGCCGCTACTACTTCCCAGCAGCGCACAAGATCCCCTCCAAGACACCCAACACAATCTcacgagagacgccccttcgggggaactggcgacaaccacgccagaataatgcaagaactgCGCCACATGATGCAAGACTTGGAACGCCGACTGGCAGACAGGGAACACTACCAGCACACCCCAGAACAAAGCCATTCCCGCTCTCACTCTAGAAGCCACTCCAGACGCACGCCCAGCCCCCAGGCTGAATCCGAGAGAGCTGGGGAAAGAGGACGCGCGATAAGACGCCATGACCACGTCATTTATGCCAGACATGAAAGGCGGCACACTACAGGTCGAGGAACCGAAGACGCTCGTCGGGAGGACGACGAAGGAAGAACGACGAGAACATGGGGACCCGTGATAATGGGGGCGACCCCATTTCATCGTTCCATACTCGAAGTCCGGCTGCCAAAACACTTtaacaagccaacggacatgaggtacgacagAACGCAAGACCCGCTGGAACATctcacggcctttgaggccaaAATGAACCTTgagggagtgggagacgaggtaaggtgcTGCGCCTTCCCGGTCACCCTGACGGGACCTGtaatacggtggttcaataacctcccgcagggctcggtgaccGGCTTCGCGGACATCAGCCATGCCTTCTTAGCCCAATTGACGACCAGAATTGCAAAGGCGAACTACCCAATCAACCTGATCGGGATGACCCAGCGACCCAACGAGTCGACCAGGAAATACCTAGACAGATTCAACGATGAGTGCCTGGAAATCGACGGGCTGACGAACTCAGTCGCAAGCTTGTGCCTGACGAACGGACTCCTGAACGAGGACTTCAAAAAGCACCTTACCACGAAACCAGTGTGGAGTATGCAGGAAATCCAATGTGTGGCCAAGGAGTACATCAACGACGAAGAAGTGAGCCGAGTCGTAgccgccaacaaacggcagccctCTCACAACCAAGACCGGCACCGCGGAAGCATAGAAGGACAAAAGGAACACGCCAGAGACGGCGGCCAGAGCAAGGCACCCAGACCATTTCCTCGTgttgggaagttcaccaactacactCCCCTCACCACGCCGATCATGGAAGTTTACCAACAAATTGCCGAAAAGGGGatcttgtcgaagccccgaccactGAAGGAACGAACAGGGGGAAACCGAAGCCTCTACTGTGATTATCACAAGGGCTATGGGCATAaaacccaagactgcttcgatcTAAAGGATGCACTGGAGCAGGCCATCAGGGATGGAAAGCTAGCCGAATTTTCCCACCTCATTAGGGAGCCGAGGCGACGAAATCGCGACCACGACGGTGAGGATAGGACTCAGGCACCGAAGCGACGCAAAGAACCGGAGGACGACGACCGGGGCCTCACCATAGTGAACGTGGTAACAGCTAGGAATACAGCACCTAGGTCAAGGTCGGCACACAGGAAAGATGCCAAAGTCCTGGCGGTCTCCTCATCCTCTACGCGAAGCACTAGGAAGCTCCCACCCATTTCGTTCGGCCCGGAGGATCAATGGTTCGACGAGATCGGAGAGAGTCCTCCCATGGTCATAACGGCCAGAGTAGGAACCGGTCTCGTCAAATAAATCCTTGTAGATATGGGGGCAGACTCGAGCATCATGTTTCGCAATATGTTCAATGCTTTGGGCCTAAGGGACGCCGACCTACAGACGTACCAGCACGGTGTCGTAGGGCTCGGCGACCATTTCATCAAGCTGGATGGCATAATCACCCTGCCGATCTCATTGGGACAAGGCCAGGGGAGAAGAACGGTAATGGCCGAATTTGTGATCCTACGGGACTCCAccgcctacaacatcatcctggggagaaagacAATCAACGATCTAGGAGGAGTCATCAGCACGAGGATGTTAGTAATGAAGTTCATAACTGAAGAAGGGTCAGTTGGATCTGTGAGAGGAGACCTGGAAATGGCAGTCGCTTGTGACAACGCCAGTCTCTCATTAAGAAAAAAGTCTAAAGAGGCATCGGGAATATTTCTCGCCGACTTGGATGCCAGAGTCGATGACAAACTAAGACCCGAACCCGAAGGGGACCTGGAGAAGTTTAGGGTCGGGAACTCAGAGGAAAAATTCACATTCGTGAATAGGAACCTCCCCCATGAGTTAAAAGAACATTTGATGGAAATGATCAGAGCCAATGGCGATTTGTTTGCCTGGACACCTgccgacatgccgggcatagactcCGGTCTCATGTCGCACCACCTAGCCATCAGACCGGAAGCCAAACCAGTGGCCCAAAGGAGGAGAAAAATGTCTCAGGAAAGAGCAGAGGAAGTGGCCAGACAGACGACCGGCCTCCTCGAAGCAGGGTTCATCCAGGAGCTGGACTATTCGACCTGGCTATCAAACATGGTCCTGGTAAAAAAGCACAATgggaaatggagaatgtgtgtggaCTACTCCGATCTCAATAAAACATGCCctaaggactgctacccccttcCCAACATTGACGCACTCGTTAACGCGGCTGCGGGATACCGgtatctgagtttcatggatgcctattccgGCTACAATCAGATACTGATGCACCGGCCAGACGAGGATAAAacagcgttcataacgccagggggaCCTACTGCTACAGGGTGATGCCGTTTGGCCTGAAGAATGCGGGGGCAACATACCAGAGACTGATGAACAAAATATTCAGCAACCTCATCGGCAAGACGGTGGAAGTTTACGTGGATGATATCCTCGCAAAGACCACCCGCCCTGACGATCTCATAAGCGACCTGGAGAACGTGTTCGCATCcctccgacaacacggcatgaggctcaacccgcttaagtgtgcctttgccatggaggccggaaagttcctgggattcatgatAACCCAGAGGGGAGTGGAGGCCAACCCTAAAAAGTGCCAAGCAATACTCCAGATGAGGAGTCTGGGCTGCATCAAAGACGTTCAGCGGCTGACGGGAAGGCTCACAGCGTTGTCCCGTTTCCTCGGTGCATCGGCAGCAAAGGCCCTACCCTTTTTCGCTTTGATGAAGAAGGGAATAGCGTTTGAGTGGACCCCTGCGTGCGAAGAAACTTTCAACCACTTCAAAGAGATTCTAGCAGCACCCCCAGTACTCGAGAAGCCCAAAGCCGGAGAACCACTCTATCT harbors:
- the LOC107621022 gene encoding uncharacterized protein LOC107621022 translates to MQELRHMMQDLERRLADREHYQHTPEQSHSRSHSRSHSRRTPSPQAESERAGERGRAIRRHDHVIYARHERRHTTGRGTEDARREDDEGRTTRTWGPVIMGATPFHRSILEVRLPKHFNKPTDMRYDRTQDPLEHLTAFEAKMNLEGVGDEVRCCAFPVTLTGPVIRWFNNLPQGSVTGFADISHAFLAQLTTRIAKANYPINLIGMTQRPNESTRKYLDRFNDECLEIDGLTNSVASLCLTNGLLNEDFKKHLTTKPVWSMQEIQCVAKEYINDEEVSRVVAANKRQPSHNQDRHRGSIEGQKEHARDGGQSKAPRPFPRVGKFTNYTPLTTPIMEVYQQIAEKGILSKPRPLKERTGGNRSLYCDYHKGYGHKTQDCFDLKDALEQAIRDGKLAEFSHLIREPRRRNRDHDGEDRTQAPKRRKEPEDDDRGLTIVNVVTARNTAPRSRSAHRKDAKVLAVSSSSTRSTRKLPPISFGPEDQWFDEIGESPPMVITARVGTGLVK